A genomic window from Astatotilapia calliptera chromosome 12, fAstCal1.2, whole genome shotgun sequence includes:
- the golph3a gene encoding Golgi phosphoprotein 3 → MTSLTQRSSGLVQRRTEASRNAAEKDRPSDQEDHGPRRAEDQDDDDTGDSKETRLTLMEEVLLLGLKDREGYTSFWNDCISSGLRGCMLIELALRGRLQLEACGMRRKGLLARKVICKSDAPTGDVLLDEALKHIKDTQPPETVQSWIELLSGETWNPLKLHYQLRNVRERLAKNLVEKGVLTTEKQNFLLFDMTTHPLTNNNIKQRLIKKVQEAVLDKWVNDPHRMDKRLLALIFLAHSSDVLENAFAPLLDDQYDLAMKRVRQLLELEPEGESMKTNTNELLWAVVAAFTK, encoded by the exons ATGACTTCGTTGACTCAGAGGAGTTCGGGCCTCGTGCAGAGGCGGACCGAAGCCTCGCGTAACGCCGCTGAGAAAGACCGACCGTCCGACCAAGAAGACCACGGGCCCCGGCGAGCGGAGGATCAGGACGATGATGATACCGGAGACTCCAAAGAAACACGTCTTACACTGATGGAAGAAGTGTTGCTGTTAGGACTGAAGGACCGAGAG GGCTACACCTCATTCTGGAATGACTGCATTTCATCAGGGCTGCGAGGGTGCATGCTGATCGAGCTGGCCCTGCGAGGACGCCTTCAGCTGGAGGCCTGTGGCATGAGGAGGAAAGGTCTGCTGGCCAGGAAG GTGATTTGCAAGTCAGATGCTCCTACAGGTGATGTGCTCCTGGACGAAGCTCTCAAACACATCAAAGACACTCAGCCACCAGAGACTGTGCAGAGCTGGATCGAGCTGCTCAGCG GAGAGACGTGGAACCCGTTGAAGCTTCATTACCAGCTGAGGAACGTCCGTGAACGGCTGGCCAAAAACTTGGTGGAAAAAGGTGTCCTGACTACGGAGAAGCAGAACTTTTTGCTGTTTGACATGACGACACATCCCCTgaccaacaacaacatcaaacaGCGCCTCATTAAGAAGGTGCAGGAGGCTGTGCTGGACAAGTGGGTGAATGATCCTCATCGAATGGACAAGCGGCTCCTGGCTCTCATCTTCTTAGCCCATTCCTCTGATGTTCTGGAAAATGCCTTTGCCCCCTTGTTAGATGATCAGTATGACCTCGCCATGAAGAGAGTGCGGCAGCTGCTGGAACTGGAGCCAGAAGGGGAGAGCATGAAGACCAACACCAACGAGCTGCTATGGGCTGTGGTGGCTGCTTTCACTAAATGA